CGAGCGAGTTTACGATAGCTGTTGTTGCACCACAAGAGAGTTTGATCACTGTAAAAGAAGGCCTATCCTTTGACGATAATATTGTTTTCGTCGATAAAGTAAGCCTCGATGGGATCGTTAGAAATGAAAGGAACTGTGAAAAACTGAACGAAAATTTAATCGAAACAAAAGAGAATTTGCAGCTCTTACAAGAAGAATTAAACTCCACTGTAGCTGGGAATCAAATTTCTAAAACACAACTTCAAGAAGAAGTTACACGTCGAGAATTAGCAGAAGACACAATTAGAGATTTATCACGTCGACTTGGAGAACAGATGAAGCTAATTGAAGACAAAAATGACGAACTTCTCTCTCTTCGTAATGCGTGTGAACGAGAGAAGCACTTTCACGACTCTATACGAGAAGAATACGACGCTGTTCAAGAAAGCAGCGAAAATTTTGCTACAGAAATCGAAGATCTTCGTGCTATAGCAGCGAGTTATAAAGTCGAGTGTTTTCGCATGCGCAAAGAGCTTATCAATAACGAAGAACTCGAAAAGCAGTTAAAATGTCAGATTATGGACGACCATGAGAAGCATGATGAGGAGATGGTTCATTTCCAAAAAATCGCATCTAAAGAGATGTCTAAATTGAGAAATAATGTTGAACTTCTTGAACGTGCGCTAGAAAAAGAACGAACAAAAGTATCGTCCTTGGAAACAAATTTAGAGGAATTAACAAAAATTCATGCAAAGGAAATGgaagaaaaaaacgaaaaaatcaaGAAAGATGAAGAAACGATTCAATTTTTAGGAAAGGAAATTCAAGATGAAATCgaaaaacgaaataaacttgTCGAAGAGAATCAGGAAACAATTCTGGGATTGGAAAGTCGAGTAGCGAACGAGTCAAGCAATGCAAGCCGACTTGAAAATGACGTCATCGTCGCAGAGAATCGTTACAAAGAAGCTACTGAAGACATTAAATTTTTTCGTCAAAGTTTTATCGACACTGAGCAGAAGCTGCAAAAAATCCAACAACAACTTTCCAAAACCTCGATAGAGTTAAACAATTTGAAAAATACGAAGACCGAAAGCCACGTCGTGAGAAGTGATGTTGAGTGTGAATCTATCAACAAAGAGACAATGACAGACATTGATTTTGACGATAAATCGACGATTTGCGAGTCCCAATGCGTCTCAACAAATCCGTCAAATGAAACACTCGTCTCTGTTGACCGACGTCGCCGTTTACCTAGTGATGTTACCGATTTTACCGACGATGAAAGTTGGTGCACCGAAAGTTTGAAATCACGAAGCATGGAATATCTAGTGTCGCGTGGACCAACCTCCAGAAATAAGTCTACAGCTGGACTTATACAATTAGGAGACATAAACCGAAGTGAAATGTTAGAGTCGGTTTCAAGTGTCGGCAGCGTTTTAAGCGTTGACTATCCATTACAGCAAATACCTGTCGCCGAAACAAATAGATTTGCGAAGAAAGGACGTCGACGTTTTAGCAAACCTATCGACTTAAGCCCTTCATCGTCTGTTTGTACTCTTTCTGTTGGGAAGAAAGACGATCTTCCTTTAGCTTTCGTGAAAGACATTGCTGACCTCGATCGACCTACTATGGAAAAACAATACATAGCGATACGACAGCACAGAAACTCACTTATTCGCGAAAACACATATCTGAAAAACAAAGTCTCTTCTCTCAACACAGACCTTGTTTTCATGAACGCTAGTCTgcaaaacattattttggaGGCTGAGCACAAGGTTGGTATGATGCAAGTAATGCTTGCCAGTCAAGAATTAGCGAACATAAACAATTCTTTATACTTGCATGAATACGATCAAATTGCTACAACGCCTCAAAGGGAGAGCAGTCGCAATGGTAATGATGTTTTGTCACCATACGCTCCAGAATACACTCCATCTTCGATGCGaattcaacaacaacaatcagTGTTCTTGCCTCCACCGCCTACATCTGCTTTTTTCGAATATATGGCGCAACAAGCAGAGAATGGTTATTTTCTTCCACTTCCGCCTTCCCTTCCGCCTCCACCACCGCCGCCAGTCATCCAAAACATGGAAGATATGGTTGATGTAAGTCAACAACTTGTAAATATTGGTGTTAATGTAACACAGATTCAGTAGTATATGTTTTACGTGAAGTGATAGCGTAATATGGCAAATTCGAGgcgtgtttaaaaacaatatctttaaaatcttttactcCTAACAGTGAAGAATTTGATAAATCTTTTAGTTTGACAACGGTCTTGAAATTTATTCAGTAGGAACAAAGTTTTGAGGTTTCTTAACAAACTGACCTTAAAAGGTGATAAAATAAGGAAATTAAGAGGCAAATATTT
This is a stretch of genomic DNA from Hydractinia symbiolongicarpus strain clone_291-10 chromosome 9, HSymV2.1, whole genome shotgun sequence. It encodes these proteins:
- the LOC130656962 gene encoding unconventional myosin-XVIIIa-like — its product is MAVNPCVAFHTLKKCYVTGEEVVPSFTITGSVALNDWIGIFPVDNRTCENPLIYQWGPSNITSTKMQQTLSVSLKLECLGDTDPTRKYEVRYVRGDGNEILGKTSEFTIAVVAPQESLITVKEGLSFDDNIVFVDKVSLDGIVRNERNCEKLNENLIETKENLQLLQEELNSTVAGNQISKTQLQEEVTRRELAEDTIRDLSRRLGEQMKLIEDKNDELLSLRNACEREKHFHDSIREEYDAVQESSENFATEIEDLRAIAASYKVECFRMRKELINNEELEKQLKCQIMDDHEKHDEEMVHFQKIASKEMSKLRNNVELLERALEKERTKVSSLETNLEELTKIHAKEMEEKNEKIKKDEETIQFLGKEIQDEIEKRNKLVEENQETILGLESRVANESSNASRLENDVIVAENRYKEATEDIKFFRQSFIDTEQKLQKIQQQLSKTSIELNNLKNTKTESHVVRSDVECESINKETMTDIDFDDKSTICESQCVSTNPSNETLVSVDRRRRLPSDVTDFTDDESWCTESLKSRSMEYLVSRGPTSRNKSTAGLIQLGDINRSEMLESVSSVGSVLSVDYPLQQIPVAETNRFAKKGRRRFSKPIDLSPSSSVCTLSVGKKDDLPLAFVKDIADLDRPTMEKQYIAIRQHRNSLIRENTYLKNKVSSLNTDLVFMNASLQNIILEAEHKVGMMQVMLASQELANINNSLYLHEYDQIATTPQRESSRNGNDVLSPYAPEYTPSSMRIQQQQSVFLPPPPTSAFFEYMAQQAENGYFLPLPPSLPPPPPPPVIQNMEDMVDVSQQLVNIGVNVTQIQ